The Thermus brockianus genome window below encodes:
- the purU gene encoding formyltetrahydrofolate deformylase, giving the protein MDEARLLITCPDRPGIVAAVSGFLYAHGANITDLQQHSTDPEGGTFFMRVAFTTPHLDLSRPALERAFQEVVAERFAMAWRLAYASEPKRAAILVSRPAHALLELLWRYRVGELPMDLRLVVSNHPHHREEVERFGVTYHHVPVEPGRKEEAEERILDLLEAAGVEVVILARYMQILSPAFVARYPMRILNIHHSFLPAFAGANPYRQAHERGVKLIGATAHYVTEELDAGPIIEQDVARVSHRHSVEDLRRIGQELERTVLARAVRWHLEDRVIVHGNKTVVFV; this is encoded by the coding sequence ATGGACGAGGCGCGGCTCCTCATCACCTGCCCGGACCGCCCCGGCATCGTGGCCGCGGTCTCGGGCTTCCTCTACGCCCATGGGGCCAACATCACGGATTTGCAGCAGCACTCCACCGATCCCGAAGGGGGGACCTTCTTCATGCGGGTGGCCTTCACCACCCCGCACCTGGACCTCTCCCGCCCCGCCCTGGAGCGGGCCTTCCAGGAGGTGGTGGCCGAGCGCTTCGCCATGGCCTGGCGCCTGGCCTACGCCTCGGAGCCCAAGCGGGCGGCCATCCTGGTCTCCCGGCCGGCCCATGCCCTGCTGGAACTCCTTTGGCGCTATCGGGTGGGAGAGTTGCCCATGGACCTGCGCCTGGTGGTCTCCAACCACCCCCACCACCGGGAGGAGGTGGAGCGCTTCGGGGTGACCTACCACCACGTACCCGTGGAGCCGGGACGCAAGGAGGAGGCCGAGGAGCGCATCCTTGACCTCCTCGAGGCCGCGGGGGTGGAGGTGGTGATCCTGGCCCGCTACATGCAGATCCTCTCCCCGGCCTTCGTGGCCCGCTACCCCATGCGCATCCTCAACATCCACCACTCCTTCCTCCCCGCCTTCGCCGGGGCCAATCCCTACCGCCAGGCCCACGAGCGGGGGGTGAAGCTCATCGGGGCCACGGCCCACTACGTGACCGAGGAGCTGGACGCCGGCCCCATCATTGAGCAGGACGTGGCCCGGGTCTCCCACCGCCACTCCGTGGAGGACCTGCGGCGGATCGGCCAGGAGTTGGAACGCACGGTCCTGGCCCGGGCGGTGCGCTGGCACCTGGAGGACCGGGTGATCGTCCACGGCAACAAGACCGTGGTCTTCGTCTAA
- the mutL gene encoding DNA mismatch repair endonuclease MutL, whose product MIRPLPESLRGLLARGEVLLSVKDAVRELLENALDAGAKRVRVELWGGGLERLVVEDDGAGIPLAELPLAVEPYATSKLETPERIATLGFRGQALYALRQAAHLRLRSRPRGQVGGGLLLASREEVALQEVPAPPGTRVEVLGLFRGEGRDPAREARGVQELLRRYLLHHPHLSLALFVEGEARLLFPGSGLKEAARLAFGRVLAQRLIPLEAHQGEMHLLGLLSGPQASRTRPDLLFLAVNGRPVAWPEGLLRALRRAYRELLPEGHFPLGVVNLTLPPEAFRLRLDARKEEVAVAEGVEAFLEEALRETFQRHSLARALPEPKPLLPLLPPTPSGLPRLRYLGQFRESYLLAEAGDTLYVVDQHAAHERVIFEEFQRRLGEEGLRPLPRPVLVELAPEEEALLEEGHPAPLFAYEPFGPGRVRLLAAPPFLHPYPLLLPEVFREALRGEGRSLKDLLARLSCLPALKAGHPLGRAEGQALLDALLACETPWVCPHGRPVLLALREEDLIRRFGRRSGARAGGESRPHRPRESSPEEPSPQGG is encoded by the coding sequence ATGATCCGGCCCCTGCCCGAGTCCCTCCGGGGCCTTCTGGCCCGGGGGGAGGTGCTCCTTTCCGTAAAGGACGCGGTGCGGGAGCTTTTGGAAAACGCCCTGGACGCGGGGGCCAAGAGGGTGCGGGTGGAGCTTTGGGGTGGGGGCCTGGAGCGGCTGGTGGTGGAGGACGACGGAGCGGGCATCCCCCTGGCCGAGCTTCCCCTGGCCGTGGAGCCCTACGCCACCAGCAAGCTGGAGACCCCTGAGCGCATCGCCACCCTGGGCTTCCGCGGCCAGGCCCTTTATGCCCTTAGGCAGGCGGCCCACCTGCGCCTCCGCTCCCGCCCCCGGGGGCAGGTGGGGGGCGGGCTCCTCCTGGCCTCGAGGGAGGAGGTGGCCCTCCAGGAGGTGCCAGCCCCCCCGGGCACCCGGGTGGAGGTCCTGGGCCTCTTCCGGGGAGAGGGGCGGGACCCGGCGCGGGAGGCCCGGGGGGTGCAGGAGCTCCTCAGGCGCTACCTCCTCCACCACCCCCACCTCTCCCTGGCCCTCTTCGTGGAGGGGGAGGCCCGGCTCCTTTTCCCGGGTTCGGGCCTCAAGGAAGCGGCCCGGCTGGCCTTTGGCCGGGTCCTGGCCCAGAGGCTTATTCCCCTCGAGGCCCACCAAGGGGAGATGCACCTACTAGGCCTCCTTTCCGGCCCCCAGGCCTCCCGCACCCGGCCCGACCTCCTCTTCCTGGCGGTGAATGGCCGCCCCGTGGCCTGGCCCGAGGGGCTCCTTAGGGCCCTGCGCCGGGCCTACCGCGAGCTTCTCCCCGAGGGGCACTTCCCCCTCGGGGTGGTCAACCTTACCCTTCCCCCAGAGGCCTTCCGCCTGCGCCTGGACGCCCGCAAGGAGGAGGTGGCCGTGGCGGAAGGGGTAGAGGCCTTCCTGGAGGAGGCCCTGCGGGAGACCTTCCAGCGCCACAGCCTGGCCCGGGCCCTGCCGGAGCCCAAGCCCCTCCTGCCCCTCCTGCCCCCCACGCCCTCGGGCCTCCCCCGGCTACGCTACCTGGGCCAGTTCCGGGAGAGCTACCTCCTGGCCGAGGCGGGGGACACCCTCTACGTGGTGGACCAGCACGCGGCCCACGAGCGGGTGATCTTTGAGGAGTTCCAGCGGAGGCTTGGGGAAGAGGGGCTACGCCCCCTGCCCCGCCCGGTCCTGGTGGAGCTCGCCCCCGAGGAGGAAGCCCTCTTAGAGGAGGGGCACCCAGCCCCCCTCTTCGCCTACGAGCCCTTCGGCCCGGGGCGGGTGCGGCTCCTGGCCGCCCCCCCCTTTCTCCACCCCTACCCCCTGCTCCTGCCCGAGGTCTTCCGCGAGGCCCTAAGGGGGGAGGGGAGGAGCCTCAAGGACCTCCTGGCCCGCCTGAGCTGCCTGCCCGCCCTGAAGGCCGGTCACCCCCTGGGCCGGGCCGAGGGCCAGGCCCTTCTGGACGCCCTCCTGGCCTGCGAGACCCCTTGGGTCTGCCCCCACGGCCGGCCGGTGCTCCTGGCCCTTAGGGAGGAGGACCTCATCCGCCGCTTTGGCCGCCGCTCGGGGGCCCGGGCAGGAGGAGAATCCCGTCCTCATCGGCCACGAGAAAGCTCCCCGGAAGAACCCTCACCCCAAGGAGGCTGA
- the mutS gene encoding DNA mismatch repair protein MutS, with translation MEDMLKGEGPGPLPPLLQQYVELRDRYPEYLLLFQVGDFYECFGEDAERLARALGLALTHKSSKDFTTPMAGIPIRAFDGYAERLLKMGFRLAVADQVEPAEEAEGLVRREVTQLLTPGTLVQETLLPKEANYLAAVATGDGFGVAFLDVSTGEFKGTLLQSKSALYDELFRHRPAEVLLAPELRENEAFLEEFRKRFPVMLSEAPFDPEGEGPLALRRAQGALLRYAARTQGGSFVPRPFRFYDPGAFMRLPEATLRALEVFEPLRGQDTLFGVLDETRTAPGRRLLQAWLRHPLLDRGPLEARLDRVEAFVREGTLREGVRRLLFRLADLERLATRLELGRAGPRDLAALRRSLEILPELKALLGEEVGLPELSFLLAELRAALVDDPPLKLSEGGLIREGYDPHLDALRQAHREGVAYFLALEERERERTGIPTLKVGYNAVFGYHLEVTRPYYDRVPPEYKAVQTLKDRQRYTLPEIKERERELYRLEAQIRRREEEVFLEVREKAKKEAEALREAARVLAELDVFAALAEVAVRHGYTRPRFGERLRIRAGRHPVVERRTVFVPNDLEMAGELILVTGPNMAGKSTFLRQTALIALLAQMGSFVPAEEAELPLFDRILTRIGASDDLAGGRSTFMVEMEEVALILKEATERSLVLLDEVGRGTSSLDGVAIATAVAEALHERGCYALFATHYFELTALPLPRLRNLHVAAKEEEGGLTFYHQVLPGPASKSYGVEVARMAGLPKEVVERAQHLLRAMAARREGPGEAVLQRLLALDPDRLTPLEALRLLHELRALVLGTPLGTMKG, from the coding sequence ATGGAGGACATGCTCAAGGGCGAAGGCCCGGGTCCCCTCCCTCCCCTCCTGCAGCAGTACGTGGAGCTCCGGGACCGCTACCCCGAGTACCTCCTCCTCTTCCAGGTGGGGGACTTCTACGAGTGCTTTGGCGAGGACGCCGAGCGCCTGGCCCGCGCCCTGGGCCTGGCCCTCACCCACAAGTCCAGCAAGGACTTCACCACCCCCATGGCGGGCATCCCCATCCGGGCCTTTGACGGCTACGCGGAGCGCCTCCTCAAGATGGGCTTCCGCCTGGCGGTGGCCGACCAGGTGGAGCCGGCGGAGGAGGCCGAGGGCCTGGTGCGCCGGGAGGTGACCCAGCTCCTCACCCCGGGCACCCTGGTCCAGGAGACCCTTCTCCCCAAGGAGGCCAACTACCTGGCGGCGGTGGCCACGGGGGACGGCTTTGGCGTGGCCTTCCTGGATGTGTCCACCGGGGAGTTCAAGGGAACGCTCTTGCAGAGCAAGAGTGCTCTTTACGACGAGCTTTTCCGCCACCGGCCCGCCGAGGTCCTCCTGGCCCCCGAGCTGCGGGAGAACGAGGCCTTCCTGGAGGAGTTCCGCAAGCGCTTCCCGGTGATGCTCTCCGAGGCCCCCTTTGACCCGGAAGGGGAAGGCCCCCTGGCCTTGCGCCGGGCCCAGGGGGCGCTTCTCCGCTATGCCGCCCGGACGCAGGGGGGAAGTTTTGTCCCCAGGCCTTTCCGCTTCTACGACCCCGGGGCCTTCATGCGCCTGCCCGAGGCCACCCTGCGGGCTTTGGAGGTCTTTGAACCCCTGCGGGGGCAGGACACCCTCTTCGGCGTCCTGGACGAGACCCGCACCGCCCCGGGCCGCAGGCTCCTGCAGGCCTGGCTCCGCCATCCCCTCCTGGACCGGGGGCCCCTGGAGGCCCGGCTTGACCGGGTGGAGGCCTTCGTGCGGGAGGGCACCCTTCGGGAAGGGGTGCGGCGCCTCCTCTTCCGCCTGGCCGACCTGGAGCGGCTCGCCACCCGGCTGGAGCTGGGGCGGGCGGGGCCTAGGGATTTGGCTGCCCTGCGCCGCAGCCTGGAGATCCTGCCCGAGCTCAAGGCCCTCCTGGGGGAGGAGGTGGGGCTTCCCGAGCTCTCCTTCCTCCTGGCGGAGCTCCGGGCTGCCCTGGTGGACGACCCCCCCCTGAAGCTCTCCGAGGGGGGGCTCATCCGGGAGGGGTACGACCCCCACCTGGACGCCCTGCGCCAGGCCCACCGGGAGGGGGTGGCCTACTTCCTGGCCCTGGAGGAAAGGGAGCGGGAGCGCACCGGCATCCCCACCCTGAAGGTGGGCTACAACGCCGTCTTCGGCTACCACCTGGAGGTGACCCGGCCCTATTACGACCGGGTCCCCCCGGAGTACAAGGCGGTGCAGACCCTCAAGGACCGGCAGCGCTACACCCTGCCGGAGATCAAGGAGCGGGAACGGGAGCTCTACCGCCTCGAGGCCCAGATCCGCCGCCGGGAGGAGGAGGTCTTCCTGGAGGTGCGGGAGAAGGCCAAGAAGGAGGCCGAGGCCCTCAGGGAGGCGGCCCGGGTGCTGGCCGAGCTGGACGTCTTCGCCGCCTTGGCCGAGGTGGCCGTGCGCCACGGGTACACCAGGCCCCGCTTCGGAGAGCGCCTTCGCATCCGCGCCGGGCGCCACCCGGTGGTGGAACGCCGCACGGTCTTCGTCCCCAACGACCTGGAGATGGCCGGGGAGCTCATCCTGGTCACGGGGCCCAACATGGCGGGGAAGAGCACCTTTTTGCGCCAGACCGCCCTCATCGCCCTGCTGGCCCAGATGGGGAGCTTCGTTCCCGCGGAGGAGGCGGAGCTTCCCCTTTTTGACCGCATCCTCACCCGCATCGGCGCCTCCGACGACCTGGCCGGGGGGCGGAGCACCTTCATGGTGGAGATGGAGGAGGTGGCCCTCATCCTCAAGGAGGCCACGGAGCGGAGCCTGGTCCTCCTGGACGAGGTGGGGCGGGGCACCTCCAGCCTGGATGGGGTGGCCATCGCCACCGCCGTGGCTGAGGCCCTGCACGAGCGGGGTTGCTACGCCCTTTTTGCCACCCACTACTTTGAGCTCACCGCCTTGCCCCTACCCCGGCTTAGGAACCTGCACGTGGCCGCCAAGGAGGAGGAGGGGGGGCTTACCTTCTACCACCAGGTCCTGCCGGGCCCTGCCTCCAAGAGCTACGGGGTGGAGGTGGCCCGGATGGCCGGCCTGCCCAAGGAGGTGGTGGAGCGGGCCCAGCACCTCCTCAGGGCCATGGCCGCCCGGCGAGAGGGGCCGGGGGAGGCGGTTTTGCAGAGGCTCCTGGCCTTGGACCCCGACCGCCTCACCCCTCTGGAGGCCCTCCGCCTCCTCCACGAGCTCAGGGCCTTGGTCCTGGGGACCCCCTTGGGTACCATGAAGGGGTGA
- the rraA gene encoding ribonuclease E activity regulator RraA, translating into MAWRTTDLSDAHPEAEALPMVFRDFGGKTHFFGRVRTLKVFEDNALVRRVLEEGGQGQVLFVDGGGSLRTALLGGNLARLAWERGWAGVVVHGAVRDAVELKEVPIGVRALAATPKKSAKEGKGEVDVPLSLLGVRVLPGSFLVADEDGILLLPGPPSGGQSGG; encoded by the coding sequence ATGGCATGGCGCACCACGGACCTTTCCGATGCCCATCCTGAGGCAGAGGCCCTACCCATGGTCTTCCGGGACTTCGGCGGCAAAACCCACTTTTTCGGCCGGGTCCGGACCCTAAAGGTCTTTGAGGACAACGCCCTGGTGCGAAGGGTGCTGGAGGAGGGAGGCCAGGGCCAGGTCCTCTTCGTGGACGGGGGAGGTTCCCTGCGCACCGCCCTTTTGGGAGGGAACCTGGCCCGGCTGGCCTGGGAGCGGGGCTGGGCGGGCGTGGTGGTCCACGGGGCGGTGCGGGATGCGGTGGAGCTGAAGGAGGTGCCCATCGGCGTCCGCGCCCTGGCCGCCACCCCCAAAAAAAGCGCCAAGGAGGGGAAGGGGGAGGTGGATGTGCCCCTCAGCCTCCTTGGGGTGAGGGTTCTTCCGGGGAGCTTTCTCGTGGCCGATGAGGACGGGATTCTCCTCCTGCCCGGGCCCCCGAGCGGCGGCCAAAGCGGCGGATGA
- a CDS encoding c-type cytochrome, protein MRKTLVLLGALALGLGGYWALSQYTLPEGPGKELVLAKCQACHDIGFVARERLSRERWDAIMTEMVSRGLQVTPEERGAILDYLALYLGTQPPPAPAPVAAAPASKTGAQVYANCLGCHGPQGEGNPPIFPPLKGHTEKLLKAQGGRDYLLLAVLYGVQGTLKIEGQEYSGIMPGFAWLSDEDLALVLNHLAAWGAPQGFKAYAPEEVKAARAKPLTPEEVLKLRQGLKLP, encoded by the coding sequence ATGAGGAAAACCCTGGTTCTTTTGGGCGCCTTGGCCCTGGGGCTTGGCGGGTACTGGGCCTTGAGCCAGTACACCCTCCCCGAGGGCCCGGGCAAGGAGCTGGTCCTGGCCAAGTGCCAGGCCTGCCACGACATCGGCTTCGTGGCCCGGGAGCGGCTCTCCCGGGAGCGCTGGGACGCCATCATGACCGAGATGGTCTCCCGCGGCCTCCAGGTCACCCCCGAGGAACGGGGGGCCATCCTGGACTACCTGGCCCTCTACCTGGGCACCCAGCCGCCGCCCGCCCCGGCCCCGGTGGCGGCCGCCCCCGCCTCCAAGACGGGGGCCCAGGTCTACGCCAACTGCCTGGGCTGCCACGGCCCCCAGGGCGAGGGCAACCCCCCCATCTTCCCGCCCTTGAAGGGCCACACGGAAAAGCTCCTAAAGGCCCAGGGAGGCCGGGACTACCTCCTCCTGGCCGTGCTCTATGGGGTCCAGGGAACCCTGAAGATTGAGGGGCAGGAGTATAGCGGCATCATGCCGGGGTTTGCCTGGCTCTCCGACGAGGACCTGGCCCTGGTGCTGAACCACCTGGCCGCCTGGGGCGCCCCCCAGGGCTTCAAGGCCTACGCCCCCGAGGAGGTCAAGGCCGCCCGGGCCAAACCCCTCACCCCCGAGGAGGTCCTCAAGCTCCGCCAGGGGCTCAAGCTGCCATGA
- a CDS encoding glutamine synthetase family protein, with amino-acid sequence MGYTKAEILKALKEEKVTFLRLQITDILGVVKNVEVPASQFEKALDGEIMFDGSSIEGFTRIEESDMLLKPDYNTFVILPDLVEDPTRGRVARLICDVTYPDGRPFEGDPRYVLKRQVERLQKLGFDNMYAGPEPEFFLFLRTPEGLPTVETHDKAGYFDLAPVDKGEEARRDMVNALVAMGFEIEASHHEVAPGQHEIDFKYADALTTADNIATFKWVVKRVALNHGLHATFLPKPIRGINGSGMHTHLSLFKDGQNAFFDPNAEYQLSKTALHFIAGLLEHAEGMVAITNPLVNSYKRLTPGYEAPTNIAWSASNRSAMIRIPARRGVGTRAELRMPDPSSNPYLALAVMAAAAIDGIERKLLPPPPIQRNIYQMSVRDRRKHKIRELPGTLREALEALRKDPVIREALGEHVYTHFLQAKQMEWDDYRVTVHQWELDQYLATY; translated from the coding sequence ATGGGGTACACCAAGGCAGAGATCCTCAAGGCGCTGAAAGAGGAAAAGGTCACTTTCCTGCGGTTGCAGATCACCGACATCCTCGGGGTGGTGAAGAACGTGGAGGTGCCGGCCTCCCAGTTTGAGAAGGCCCTGGACGGGGAGATCATGTTTGACGGCTCCTCCATTGAGGGCTTCACCCGCATTGAGGAGTCGGACATGCTCCTCAAGCCCGACTACAACACCTTCGTCATCCTGCCCGACCTGGTGGAGGACCCCACGCGGGGGCGGGTGGCCCGGCTCATCTGCGACGTCACCTACCCCGATGGCCGTCCCTTTGAGGGGGACCCCCGGTACGTGCTGAAGCGCCAGGTGGAGCGCCTGCAGAAGCTGGGGTTTGACAACATGTACGCCGGCCCCGAGCCCGAGTTCTTCCTCTTCCTGCGCACCCCCGAGGGCCTGCCCACGGTGGAGACCCACGACAAGGCGGGCTACTTTGACCTGGCCCCGGTGGACAAGGGGGAGGAGGCCCGGCGGGACATGGTGAACGCCCTGGTGGCCATGGGCTTTGAGATTGAGGCCTCCCACCACGAGGTGGCCCCCGGGCAGCACGAGATTGACTTCAAGTACGCCGATGCCCTCACCACCGCGGACAACATCGCCACCTTCAAGTGGGTGGTGAAGCGGGTGGCCCTGAACCATGGCCTCCACGCCACCTTCCTGCCCAAGCCCATCCGCGGCATCAACGGCAGCGGCATGCACACCCACCTCTCCCTCTTCAAGGACGGGCAGAACGCCTTCTTTGACCCCAACGCCGAGTACCAGCTCTCCAAGACCGCCCTCCACTTCATCGCCGGGCTCCTGGAGCATGCCGAGGGCATGGTGGCCATCACCAACCCCCTGGTGAACTCCTACAAGCGCCTCACCCCGGGGTACGAGGCCCCCACCAACATCGCCTGGTCCGCCTCCAACCGCTCCGCCATGATCCGCATCCCCGCCCGCCGGGGGGTGGGCACCCGGGCGGAGCTCAGGATGCCCGACCCCTCCTCCAACCCCTACCTGGCCCTGGCGGTCATGGCCGCCGCCGCCATTGACGGCATTGAGCGGAAGCTCCTGCCGCCCCCGCCCATCCAGCGCAACATCTACCAGATGAGCGTGCGCGACCGCCGCAAGCACAAGATCCGCGAGCTCCCCGGTACCCTGCGGGAGGCCCTCGAGGCCCTGAGGAAGGACCCTGTGATCCGCGAAGCCCTGGGGGAGCATGTCTACACCCACTTCCTCCAGGCCAAGCAGATGGAGTGGGACGACTACCGGGTCACGGTCCACCAGTGGGAGCTGGACCAGTACCTGGCCACGTACTAG
- a CDS encoding MOSC domain-containing protein — translation MTGRVVSLHLGTTPGLPKPPVEALELVAGFGARGDRHAGKDPDRAVLVAGLSAYEKALGAGITLPYGALGENLLLDLDPHGLPPKARLQVGEALLELAQVCTVCQSLSQFDLRLPKLLFGGRGLYARVLVGGLVRVGDPVQVLTPAG, via the coding sequence ATGACGGGCCGGGTGGTCTCCCTGCACCTGGGCACCACCCCGGGGCTTCCCAAGCCCCCGGTGGAGGCCCTGGAGCTGGTGGCCGGGTTTGGCGCCAGGGGGGACCGGCACGCGGGCAAGGACCCCGACCGGGCGGTTTTGGTGGCGGGGCTTTCCGCCTACGAGAAGGCCCTTGGCGCCGGGATTACCCTGCCCTATGGCGCCCTGGGGGAAAACCTCCTCCTGGACCTGGACCCCCACGGGCTACCCCCAAAGGCCCGGCTCCAGGTGGGGGAGGCCCTTCTGGAGCTGGCCCAGGTCTGCACCGTGTGCCAGAGCCTCTCCCAGTTTGACCTCCGCCTGCCCAAGCTCCTCTTTGGCGGCCGTGGGCTCTATGCCCGGGTGCTGGTGGGGGGCTTGGTGCGGGTGGGAGACCCGGTGCAGGTTCTGACCCCTGCAGGATAA
- a CDS encoding bifunctional metallophosphatase/5'-nucleotidase, protein MVKRRNLLKAGAALGALGLGLGRAQGAFTLTLVHTNDTHAHLEPMELTLSGQRVKVGGVAQRVAFLDRLRAQRRNLLLLDAGDVFQGTLYFNQYRGLADRYFMHRMLYRVMALGNHEFDLGPGPLAEFLRGTKFKVVSANVGVEREPRLKGLIAPYAVLSVGGEKVGVIGLTTPDTREIANPGPTVDFLDPYESAQKAVFELLKQGVNKIVVLSHLGYGEDLKLARRLVGAQVIVGGHSHTLLGSFPHRELTPAGPYPTVVKNPEGKDVLVVQAWEWGKVVGVLEVTFGPKGEVVAYKGEPFLMIPQVAPEDFFAKEALMAYAQPVMALMGQVIAEARVDLVGERAIVRRRESNLGNLIADGMLWKTKNAGVQIALQNGGGIRASIPKGPITVGKVYEVLPFGNTLVVMDLKGKEIKAALENGVSQWEQTAGRFLQVAGLRYAFDLSRPAGDRVVRVEVKTPQGFRPLDLEATYRVVVNNFIAAGGDGFTVLKEAQGYRVDTGFSDAESFMDYLRELRVVEAGLEGRIEVLNEPRGEKPAYWAYGGLVGA, encoded by the coding sequence ATGGTAAAACGGCGCAACCTATTGAAAGCGGGAGCGGCCCTGGGGGCTTTGGGGCTTGGCCTGGGGCGGGCCCAGGGGGCCTTCACCCTGACCCTGGTGCACACCAACGACACCCACGCTCACCTGGAGCCCATGGAGCTCACCCTCTCCGGGCAGCGGGTCAAGGTGGGGGGTGTGGCCCAGCGGGTGGCCTTCCTGGACCGCCTCCGGGCCCAGCGGCGCAACCTCCTCCTCCTGGACGCGGGGGACGTCTTCCAGGGCACCCTGTACTTCAACCAGTACCGGGGGCTGGCCGACCGCTACTTCATGCACCGCATGCTCTACCGGGTGATGGCCCTGGGCAACCACGAGTTTGACCTGGGCCCTGGCCCCCTGGCCGAGTTTTTGCGGGGGACCAAGTTCAAGGTGGTCTCCGCCAACGTGGGGGTGGAGCGGGAGCCAAGGCTCAAGGGGCTGATCGCCCCCTATGCCGTCCTGAGCGTGGGGGGGGAGAAGGTGGGGGTGATCGGCCTCACCACCCCGGACACCCGGGAGATTGCCAACCCCGGGCCCACGGTGGACTTCCTGGACCCCTACGAAAGCGCCCAGAAGGCGGTCTTTGAGCTGCTTAAGCAGGGGGTGAACAAGATCGTGGTCCTCTCCCACCTGGGCTACGGGGAGGACCTGAAGCTGGCCCGGCGGCTGGTGGGGGCCCAGGTGATCGTGGGCGGCCACTCCCACACCCTCCTGGGAAGCTTCCCCCACCGGGAGCTCACCCCGGCGGGTCCCTACCCCACGGTGGTGAAGAACCCCGAGGGCAAGGACGTCCTGGTGGTGCAGGCCTGGGAGTGGGGCAAGGTGGTGGGGGTCCTCGAGGTCACCTTCGGCCCCAAGGGGGAGGTGGTGGCCTACAAGGGGGAGCCCTTCCTCATGATCCCCCAGGTGGCCCCCGAGGACTTCTTCGCCAAGGAGGCCCTCATGGCCTACGCCCAGCCGGTGATGGCCCTCATGGGCCAGGTGATCGCCGAGGCCCGGGTGGACCTGGTGGGCGAGCGGGCCATCGTGCGGCGGCGGGAGAGCAACCTGGGCAACCTGATCGCCGACGGCATGCTCTGGAAGACCAAAAACGCCGGGGTGCAGATTGCCCTGCAAAACGGCGGGGGCATCCGCGCCTCCATCCCCAAGGGGCCCATCACCGTGGGTAAGGTCTACGAGGTCCTGCCTTTCGGCAACACCCTGGTGGTCATGGACCTGAAGGGTAAGGAGATCAAGGCCGCCCTGGAGAACGGGGTCTCCCAGTGGGAGCAGACCGCGGGCCGCTTCCTCCAGGTGGCCGGCCTGCGCTACGCCTTTGACCTTTCCCGGCCGGCGGGGGACCGGGTGGTGCGGGTGGAGGTGAAGACGCCCCAGGGCTTCCGTCCCCTGGACCTCGAGGCCACCTACCGGGTGGTGGTCAACAACTTCATCGCCGCCGGGGGCGATGGCTTCACCGTGCTCAAGGAGGCCCAGGGCTATAGGGTGGACACCGGCTTCAGCGACGCCGAAAGCTTCATGGACTACCTCCGGGAGCTCAGGGTGGTGGAGGCAGGGCTGGAGGGGCGGATTGAGGTGCTGAACGAGCCCCGTGGGGAAAAGCCCGCTTACTGGGCCTACGGGGGCCTGGTGGGGGCTTAG
- a CDS encoding sulfite oxidase: protein MEKVNRRTTLKLMGLGAAVLAAGGRGLAQQAPTADQLVKGKNAKLIVLSQRPIVLETPYDLLAANPERTPKELLYIRNNVDLPGYNTVEGANLEGWKIQVGGLVDKPFTFEAKELLTLPQHEVTMVLQCSGNGRTLYQPRPSGNPWKRGGVGNVTFRGVRLKDLLAAKGVKLGEKALHITAHASRQGNAPEFVRSVPIHALENALLALSMNGEPLPAVHGGPVRLVFPGYFGVNNVKWVEKIEFTEGENTTAEQMPRYRVPTIPNTSLPFLPQEPGKTYPYNFANSRSNWLVTLNSFIFAPLEGQTVRGPYVRVEGVAFNDGIAPIVSVEVSTNGGRTWHQAELERKEKTFGWVRWRATVYLRPGAHEVMARAWDALGRSQPLDGNIAWNERGYEYSGVMRVNFTVA from the coding sequence ATGGAAAAGGTGAACCGGCGCACCACCTTGAAGCTCATGGGCCTGGGCGCGGCGGTGCTGGCCGCGGGGGGACGAGGGCTGGCCCAGCAGGCCCCCACGGCGGACCAGCTGGTAAAGGGCAAAAACGCCAAGCTGATCGTGCTCTCCCAACGCCCCATCGTCCTGGAGACCCCCTACGACCTCCTGGCCGCCAACCCCGAGCGCACCCCCAAAGAGCTCCTCTACATCCGCAACAACGTGGACCTGCCCGGGTACAACACCGTGGAGGGGGCGAACCTGGAGGGCTGGAAGATCCAGGTGGGGGGCCTGGTGGACAAGCCCTTTACCTTTGAGGCCAAGGAGCTCCTGACCCTCCCCCAGCACGAGGTCACCATGGTCCTGCAGTGCTCGGGGAACGGGCGCACCCTCTACCAGCCCCGCCCTTCGGGCAACCCCTGGAAGCGGGGTGGGGTGGGCAACGTCACCTTCCGCGGCGTGCGCCTCAAGGACCTCCTGGCCGCCAAGGGGGTGAAGCTGGGGGAGAAGGCCTTGCACATCACCGCCCACGCCAGCCGCCAGGGGAACGCCCCCGAGTTCGTGCGCTCCGTGCCCATCCACGCCCTGGAAAACGCCCTGCTAGCCCTCTCCATGAACGGGGAGCCCCTGCCCGCGGTGCACGGGGGGCCGGTGCGGCTGGTCTTCCCCGGGTACTTCGGGGTGAACAACGTGAAGTGGGTGGAGAAGATTGAGTTCACCGAGGGGGAGAACACCACCGCCGAGCAGATGCCCCGCTACCGGGTGCCCACCATCCCCAACACCAGCCTCCCCTTCCTCCCCCAGGAGCCGGGCAAGACCTACCCCTACAACTTCGCCAACTCCCGCTCCAACTGGCTGGTAACCCTCAACAGCTTCATCTTCGCCCCCCTCGAGGGCCAGACCGTCCGGGGCCCCTACGTGCGGGTGGAGGGGGTGGCCTTCAACGACGGCATCGCCCCCATCGTGAGCGTGGAGGTGTCCACCAACGGCGGCCGCACCTGGCACCAGGCCGAACTGGAGCGCAAGGAGAAGACCTTCGGCTGGGTGCGCTGGCGGGCCACGGTCTACCTGCGGCCCGGGGCCCACGAGGTCATGGCCCGGGCCTGGGACGCCTTGGGCCGTAGCCAGCCCCTGGACGGCAACATCGCCTGGAACGAGCGGGGCTACGAGTACAGCGGCGTGATGCGGGTGAACTTCACCGTGGCCTGA